One Vigna unguiculata cultivar IT97K-499-35 chromosome 11, ASM411807v1, whole genome shotgun sequence DNA window includes the following coding sequences:
- the LOC114168839 gene encoding ervatamin-B-like, giving the protein MMSSFSQNNSILVLLLVFTLWTCHAVSRRLPEAFLSERHEKWMAQYGKVYKDAAEKDKRFQIFNNNLQFIESFNAAADKPFNLSINQFADLHNEEFKALLINGQKKERSVLTATETSFMYDSVTKIPATVDWRKRGAVTPIKDQGICRSCWAFSTVASIEGLHHITKGELVSLSEQELVDCVRGDSEGCNGGYVEDAFEFLAKKGGIASETNYPYKGVNKSCKVKKERDGVAIKIKGYEKVPANSEKALLKAVAHQPVSAYVEAGGSAFQFYSSGIFTGKCGTDMDHSVTVVGYGKGGDGTKYWLVKNSWGTEWGEKGYIRMKRDIRAKEGLCGIATSASYPTI; this is encoded by the exons ATGATGAGTTCATTCAGCCAAAATAACAGTATTTTAGTTTTGTTGCTTGTTTTCACTTTGTGGACATGCCATGCAGTGTCTCGCAGGTTGCCTGAGGCCTTCTTATCGGAGAGACATGAGAAGTGGATGGCACAGTACGGTAAGGTGTACAAGGATGCTGCTGAGAAGGATAAACGGTTCCAAATATTCAACAACAATTTGCAGTTCATTGAGTCCTTCAATGCTGCTGCGGACAAACCTTTCAACCTCAGCATTAACCAATTTGCTGATCTCCATAATGAAGAGTTTAAGGCTTTACTTATTAATGGTCAGAAGAAGGAACGTAGCGTGTTGACAGCAACAGAAACATCGTTTATGTATGACAGTGTCACTAAGATTCCTGCTACCGTGGACTGGAGGAAAAGAGGTGCTGTTACTCCAATCAAGGACCAAGGCATATGTC GAAGTTGTTGGGCATTTTCAACTGTGGCTTCCATCGAGGGTCTCCATCATATAACGAAAGGTGAATTGGTGTCGCTGTCAGAACAAGAACTGGTAGATTGTGTGAGAGGTGACAGCGAGGGATGCAACGGTGGTTATGTGGAAGATGCCTTTGAATTTCTTGCAAAGAAAGGAGGAATAGCAAGTGAAACAAACTACCCCTACAAAGGGGTTAACAAGAGTTGTAAGGTTAAGAAGGAAAGGGATGGTGTAGCTATTAAGATCAAAGGGTACGAGAAAGTTCCAGCTAACAGTGAAAAGGCACTCCTAAAAGCAGTGGCACATCAACCAGTGTCAGCTTATGTTGAAGCTGGAGGTTCCGCTTTCCAGTTTTATTCAAGTGGGATTTTCACAGGAAAGTGTGGAACTGACATGGATCATTCTGTTACAGTGGTTGGTTATGGAAAAGGTGGTGATGGTACTAAGTATTGGTTGGTAAAGAATTCATGGGGAACTGAATGGGGTGAGAAAGGGTACATAAGGATGAAGAGAGATATACGTGCCAAAGAAGGTTTGTGTGGAATTGCTACCAGTGCCTCTTATCCAACTATTTGA